CATCGACTAGTTGGTCAACCTGTTCGAGGGCATCATCTGCGATACTGATCTTCGCGAGCCTGGACTCATAGAAGATCTTGACTGTCGCGCCATCTTCGACTGCACGGGTCAGGTCATAGATGTCAACGTATTCGCCGAATACTGCTCGGGTGGAACGGTCATTGGACTCGATAGGCGTGCCCGTAAAACCCAGGAACGTAGCGTTGGGTAAAGCATCGCGCAGATGCTTGGCCAGCCCAGCTTTGAGGTGACCTTTCGCGTCCAGGGTTTCTTCGAAACCGTACTGGGAGCGGTGTGCCTCGTCGGCTACCACCACCACGTTCCGGCGGTCAGTGAGTACCGGGTTAACGTCCCCGTCCTCACCGGGCGCGAACTTGTGCAGCGTGGTAAATACGATGCCGCCAGAGACTCGCGTCAGCAGCCGGCGCAGATCATCTCGTCCCTCTGCCTGCACCGGTGTTTCAGGCAGGATCTTTGCTGGGGCAAAGACCTCGCCGAAAAGCTGATCGTCAAGATCATTACGGTCTGTGATGAACACAAGCGTCGGGTTAGCCATACGCGGGTCACGCATGAGCTTCGCGGCAAAAAATACCATCTCAAAGCTCTTGCCTGAGCCTTGGGTGTGCCACACCACGCCACCACGACGGTCGCCATCTGGCCCGGAAGCGTGCACCGTCGACTCAACAGCCGCGTTCACCGCCCAATATTGGTGATACTTCGCCACCCGCTTGATCAAGGCCCGCCTGCGCTGCCCTGTTGCTTGATCTGTTATGGGTTCGTCAGAAAACACCACGAAATTGCGCAGGATGTCGAGGAACCGTTCAGGGGCAAACACACCCTTGAGCAACACCTCAAGGGCAGGGCGGTTGGTAATCACGTCGCGCCCGTCAATGGTCTTCCACGGCGCATAATGTTCAAACCCGCCGGTGAACGAGCTCATCGCTGCCGCTGTACCATCCGAGATAACGGTCACCACGTTCGGAACAAAAACCGAGGGAATCTGAGAACGATAGGTTTGGATTTGGTTCCAGGCATGGCGCATGGTGGCGTGCTCGTCAGCAGGATTCTTCAACTCCATTAAGCCAACCGGCAGCCCATTAAGGAACACCAACACGTCCGGGCGGCGATTATGGCCATTCTCGATGATCGTGAACTGGTTGAGTGCCAACCAGTCGTTGTTTTCTGGATTCTTAAAATCAATCAGACGCAACAACTGGGTGACGGTCTGCCCGTCAGAGGCTTTCGTCTCCACCGGCACACCCTTGACCATCAGATCATGTAGTCGCTGGTTCTCCAGCACTGTGTTTTGAGAATCCGCACGCTGAACACGCCCCAACGCATCAGCAATCAACTGCGTGGAAGCTTCGGGGTTTAGCCGCAACAGAGCAGCCTTCAACCGATCCCACAACACCACATCAAAGGGATGTTCGCGCACCTCACCAACCGCAGTGTCTACTGGACCGTATCCGGTGCGGTAGCCAATCTCGCGCAGCCAATCCAGCGCGGCTTGTTCGACCGTCGATTCGTTAAACCTGGTCATGTTCTTCACTTACCTGTTCTGCCTGGACAGCAAATCTATCGAAATCCGATTCATAGGCCAGGTCTTGTGCGACCCGGAATTTAGAGAATTCCTCCAACGCGCGCGCATCAGCAATCTTCTTTGAAATCTTTCCCGCATTATCTAACAGTTCGCGACTGTCAAGGGTTAGCACCTTGTCAAGAAACTGAGCCCATTCTTCCATAGTCGTAGGGATGTGCCGCTCGGCTCGTGACTCAGCAAGATTCAAATATGCCTCAACCACCCGACCTAAATCGTCAAGCTCACTCTTGGTTAGATAGTTCTTGCCTACAGTCACATCACCCGCAAGCACCTTCCCGTCAGGAGAGTTTTTCCACGAGGTTAAACCCATATGCGGTTTACTAGCATCCGCTCGCTCGACGATGAGTTCAGCTGCGGTGTGCCCATGGACGGCGTAATGCAGCTTATTCTGCACAGTAGCAAAGAAAGTTCGGGTGGTTGGTGCCTGCGGGTCATAATCAACAGCCGTTGAATAGATGTCAGTGATCTTCTGATAGAAACGCCTCTCCGAGAGCCTGATCTCACGGACTTCTTGCAGCAGCTTCTCAAAATAGTCCTCGCCAAGAATCTTACCGGCCTCCATGCGCTCACGGTCTATGACGTAGCCGCGCAAAGTAAAATCGCGCAGGATACCAGTAGCCCACTGGCGGAACTGAGTGGCGCGTATCGAGTTCACCCGATAGCCAACCGAGATAATCGCATCCAGATTGTAGTGCTGGATTGATCGCGTGACCTGCCGAGAACCTTCCTGGCGAACTATCCGGAATTTCCGGATAGTTGCCCCTTCGGATAACTCACCAGACTCGTAGATGTTGGATAAGTGCTCGCTGACGGTTCGCACATCCACATCGAAAAGCTCCGCCATCAACGCCTGTGTGAGCCAAATAGTGCCTTCTTCATAACGCACCTCGACACTGTTGGCCTCACCAGAAGTAAAGACCAAAAACTGGGCAGAGCTATGCTTGACCAATTTCCTAGACACCGCTCACCTCCGAAAGTTCGACGTCCGTGGCATCTTCGACCGCCTGCCGCGCCTCCGGAACACGAATACGCCCAGACATCAGCTCAGGAAGGAGAGCGTCGCGCAACTTTCGCAAACTACGCGTCTCATATTCTCGCTGCTTAGATACTGCGAACAATGGGCGCATCTGGTTATGAAACTCGTTCAAACAAGCTTCTTCCGGACAAAAGAATTCGATGGCTTTGATCATCTTAGAGTTAGTTGCCGTAGCTATAGATGAGGTACTTCCCAAAGATCCGTAATTAAACGATTTCAAGAATGCATAGGCGTATTCACGTAGTGATGGATCTTCGATATGAACAGTTGCGATAGCTTCGTTTGTACACAACGATTCGCCACACATCGCTACTCGGCCAACAGTGAGCTTGAAACTCACTAATACATCCCCAGGGTCAGCGACGGGAACCCTATGGCTCAAAATAGCTTTCGAAGTCAAAGACTCAGACGTCTCCATTAGGAAAGTCGTGGCTGCCCCCATATCTTTGATTGAAGCCCACCTCAACGATTCTGGGCCTGGTTTCGTAAACCACTCAGTCTCTTTTCGCGGCGGGGTCCGACCGATAGTCACATCAAAGAATGAGTCTAATCGTCCAACTTTTCCATGCGCTCTGGAAGAGAATTCTGAGAATTTTGCAAGGACGAGCGCATCGATCATGCCTATTACACGCTGGTTCGACTCGATTTTGTCGTCAAGCGCGCCCAACGTGGCTGCAATGGCCTGCTGTTCTTTTAAAGTAGGCAGTTTAACCCGGTAATTCCTTAAAACATCATTCTGTACCCGCTGCCGTCCAGAACTGCCAGTCATGCTTGCGATTGCGACATCTCTTATTTCTGTAGAGGTTAGCAGGTAATACAAAAAATCAGTTAGGGATTTCCCTTTGGCACCTCGAATAACTATAAATTCTGTAGACCCAAACGCGGCTTTAGAACTATCCTCTCCACCTCGATAAATAGAAGTTTTTCCATTTTCTAGGGAGGGCGTGATGCGCGCCATTAGAATATCGCCGTCAAGAAACTTTGTTCCGCCTCGGTATTCTTTATTCTCTGTTTTATATACGTCTCTAGTGAATGGCTGTAGTGTTTCCATAGCTACATAAGGGGCTATCACTCCTTTTGCTAATTTAACTTGTGGGTTAAATATCGCTGCTTCACCAAGAGCTACGACAGCCATTCAATTTCACCCAGCCTTTGCTTAATCTCATCTTCTAACTCACGCCCACGCTCAAACTCCGCGAACAGTTCCTCAGTTAACCGTTCGATCTTTTCGTCGATAGGCTCATCATCTTGTTCGGCCTCGGTGATGCCTACGTAGCGTCCAGGTGTGAGCACGTAGTCGTTGGTGGCGATTTCTTCCACGTTTGCGGCCTTGCAGAAGCCTGGTTCGTCGGCATATTTCTGGTAATCGGTGTTGGATCGCCAGGTGTTGTAGATACCGGCTATTTTTGCAATGTCTTCGGTGGTTAGCTCGCGCCGGGCACGAGTGACCATTTCGCCTAAGCCTCGAGCATCAATGAACAGCACCTCGCCTCTACGCTCGCGGTGACCATTACTGTGGCGGTCTTTGGAGAGGAACCACAAGCTGGCAGGAATGCAGGTGTTTAGGAATAGTTTGTCGGGCAGTGCGACGATACAATCCACAAGGCCTGCCTCGACTAGTTTCTTTCGAATGTCTGGGTCGGTTCCGTCTGACGAGGACATTGCGCCGTTAGCCATGACAAATCCTGCTGTGCCCTTAGGGGCTAGGTGGTAGAGGAAATGCTGAATCCAGGCGTAGTTTGCGTTTCCTTCGCGCGGTACCCCGTAAACCCAGCGTGGGTCATCGGCTAAGGATTCGTCCCAGTAGTCGGAGATATTAAACGGCGGGTTAGCGATAATATAATCCGCGCGTAGATCCGGGTGTAGATCTTCCGTGAAAGAATCCGCTGATTTTGCACCCAAGTCAGCATCGATACCTCGCAGCGCAAGATTCATTTTTGCTAGCTTCCAGGTGGTGTTCGTGAACTCCTGACCGTAAATCGATAGCTGATTGCGGTTACCGCCATGAGCATCCACAAATTTTGCCGATTGCACGAACATACCCCCACTGCCGCAGCAGGGATCCAGCACGCGTCCCTCGTAGGGTTGCAGCATCTCAACGAGAGTTTGTACCACGCTTCGCGGAGTATAGAAAGCGCCGCCTTCTTTACCAGTTTCTTTACCGGCAAACTGGCCGAGGAAGTACTCATAAACGGACCCGAGAACATCGTCCGAACCATGATCGGTTTCGGAGCTAAAACCAATGGTGCCGATCAAATCGACCAGCTCGCCAAGCCGTTTCTTATCCAACCCCTCCCGGCCATAATTACGTGGCAATACGCCGCGCAGCGACGGATTTTCGCGCTCAATCAGCTGCATTGCCCGATCAATAAGCTGCCCAATCTCGGGCTGTTTAGCCTGAGCTTGAAGCTCACTCCAACGTGCCCCTTCGGGCACCCAAAACACGTTGTGGCCGGTGTATTCGTCGCGGTCCTCAAGGAAATCTTCGAACTGATCTGCACTGATGCCATCATCGGCCAGTTCTTCTTGAAGGGCTAGTCGGCGTTCTTCGAACCTGTCGGAGACGTATTTGAGGAAAACCAGACCGAGAACAACGTGCTTGTATTCGGAAGGTTCCTGGTTGCCGCGTAATTTGTCAGCTGCCTCCCAGAGAGTTTGTTCGAGAGTCTTGACATTCTTCTTAGCGGCCATTCGACACTCCTTTTTTCGTGGTTACTGCCCTGTCTTCCTCTTTGTTGGGTACGCTAGCCGATTCCACTTCATAGATGTCTGGCAGCGCCCATTCCAGTGCTTCGCAGATACGAACGAGCACGGTAGTTGTTACATTTTCATTCCGACCGAGTTTTCGCGATGGTTGATGCGGAGATCCTTGTCTTGTCGCGCAGGTCTTGTTTGCGCATTCCTTTGTCAATCAGCGTTTTCCATAGGGGTTTAAAGCTGATCTGGAGGGTTGCGGTTTCCTCAGTCATCGATTTTCTTTTCGTGCCCCGCTACGGTGACATCGAGTGTTTCGTCATCGATGTGGCGAGCCATCTCGCCTCCTTTCACCTCTGGTCAAACCGGGGCAAATATCTAGTCTCAAGAAAAAGCCAACCTACTAGCCCGCAGCGTAGAGCTCACTGCGGGAAATTCTACCAGTTTGCGTTGGCGAACCAAGGGAAAAACTCGGCGAAAAGGACTAGGTACACGACGTTCCTAGGGAGGTGATTCGGATGGCAGGACAGAAAACAACTACCGCCCGGTTCCGATGAATGGAAGGTTGGCGGCCGCCACCCCAACAGTAGGAAGGCCTACTAACGGCCGGCCTTGCCGCTATCAGGGGCATCCGCCCCAAGGTGAGCGGGGCTAGATCCCGAAGCGGTGGCGCCCTCGTTCAGATCGACTTCGGCGCTAACACCGTCAACGATCTCGCCGACCGCTGCAGCATTGTCCCCACCCGACATGTCGCGGAAAACCTTGAAGGAAGACCAGACGGCCGCCGTGATGGGCACGGCCAGCAACGCTCCGGCCACCCCGCCCTGCTGGGCGCCAACCCCCAAGGCGATAATAATGATGATCCCGTGCAGGCTGAGCGAAGAGCCCATCACCTTAGGCTGCAACACGTAGTGCTCAATCTGGTTCACCACGATCACCACGCACACCAGCACCAGCGACGCCGCGGGACCGCCCGCCACCAACGCAACCAATGCCGCCGCAAGACCAGTGGTCAAAGCGCCCACGATCGGCACGAACGCGCCAAGGAAAATCATGGCTGCCAGCGGAAACGCCAACGGTACTCGCATGATCAGCATGGCAATCAGGTCAACAACGGCAGCGAAGGCCGCGATCAGCACCGTGCCGCGAATGTAGCGTCCCAACACGTGCATCGAGGCCTCCCCTGCAGCGTTTACGCGAACGCGGGCACCTCGAGGCAAGAAGTCAACGATGAAATCCCACATCTTGTCCCCGTCCAACAGGAAGAAGAACAAGAACACGATCATCAGCAACGCCCCGGTCATGATCGAGGTGACTATAGTTACGCCCTCGATCGCACTAGCCCTGGCCGAAGAGGTCTGCGCTAGCTTCCACAGCGAATCCGCGTACTGGGATAGGTGCGAGTGGGCCAGCGGAATGCCCCAGCTGGACAGGATGTCAACCAGTTCAGAAAAGCCCTGCTGCGCCTTGCGGGTAAGTCCGCTCATTTCGTTCACCACGGTCGTGACAATGAACGAGATGGCCCCGGAAAGAATGGCAATAGAGCCAACCAGCGTGATCGCCGCCGCCGCAATGCGGTTCATATACCGACGCAAGAAACGGATGATCGGATGCATAGCCGAGGCAATGATCAGCGCAATCAGCAGCGGCAACGTGACCAGTTTCAGCTGGATAAGAATCTTCGAGACCAGCCAGATGGCGGCAACAAGAATCATGCCTTGCAGTGCACGCACCGTCGCCCGACCCAGGTCGTCGCGCCACAAAGAGGCCACTGCCGAGAGGTTCCGTCCTGCTCCTTCGGTTGTTACCCGAGCTTTCTGTTCGCTGGAATGAGCCATCGCATTTCCTTCTTATGAACTACCTAGTTCCCATTTTAGGTTCGCCGCCCCGCCATGCCATCGCGCATCTACTCTGCGGGCAAGTACGCATTAGCGGGAAGCCAAGCGGTCGACCTCTTCCATAACAAGGAAGGTAACGCCGCAGATCAACGCCATCATACCGAGGGCGAGCCCGCCCCCTACCAGGGATCCTTGCCTGGTGAAATGCACTATTAGCAGCGAGGAGCCAACCCCGCCGCGGAAGGCGCTAGAGAGGGCTACGGCAACGGTGGCCGCGCCCAGGATTGCCACTCCCACGCCGAATAGCGCCCACGAGAGCACCCACCCCCACTGCACGCCCGCGCCCGAGGTGCGCCGCCCGGTC
The genomic region above belongs to Winkia neuii and contains:
- a CDS encoding type I restriction-modification system subunit M codes for the protein MAAKKNVKTLEQTLWEAADKLRGNQEPSEYKHVVLGLVFLKYVSDRFEERRLALQEELADDGISADQFEDFLEDRDEYTGHNVFWVPEGARWSELQAQAKQPEIGQLIDRAMQLIERENPSLRGVLPRNYGREGLDKKRLGELVDLIGTIGFSSETDHGSDDVLGSVYEYFLGQFAGKETGKEGGAFYTPRSVVQTLVEMLQPYEGRVLDPCCGSGGMFVQSAKFVDAHGGNRNQLSIYGQEFTNTTWKLAKMNLALRGIDADLGAKSADSFTEDLHPDLRADYIIANPPFNISDYWDESLADDPRWVYGVPREGNANYAWIQHFLYHLAPKGTAGFVMANGAMSSSDGTDPDIRKKLVEAGLVDCIVALPDKLFLNTCIPASLWFLSKDRHSNGHRERRGEVLFIDARGLGEMVTRARRELTTEDIAKIAGIYNTWRSNTDYQKYADEPGFCKAANVEEIATNDYVLTPGRYVGITEAEQDDEPIDEKIERLTEELFAEFERGRELEDEIKQRLGEIEWLS
- a CDS encoding AI-2E family transporter, producing MAHSSEQKARVTTEGAGRNLSAVASLWRDDLGRATVRALQGMILVAAIWLVSKILIQLKLVTLPLLIALIIASAMHPIIRFLRRYMNRIAAAAITLVGSIAILSGAISFIVTTVVNEMSGLTRKAQQGFSELVDILSSWGIPLAHSHLSQYADSLWKLAQTSSARASAIEGVTIVTSIMTGALLMIVFLFFFLLDGDKMWDFIVDFLPRGARVRVNAAGEASMHVLGRYIRGTVLIAAFAAVVDLIAMLIMRVPLAFPLAAMIFLGAFVPIVGALTTGLAAALVALVAGGPAASLVLVCVVIVVNQIEHYVLQPKVMGSSLSLHGIIIIIALGVGAQQGGVAGALLAVPITAAVWSSFKVFRDMSGGDNAAAVGEIVDGVSAEVDLNEGATASGSSPAHLGADAPDSGKAGR
- a CDS encoding helix-turn-helix domain-containing protein is translated as MTEETATLQISFKPLWKTLIDKGMRKQDLRDKTRISASTIAKTRSE
- a CDS encoding restriction endonuclease subunit S, which translates into the protein MAVVALGEAAIFNPQVKLAKGVIAPYVAMETLQPFTRDVYKTENKEYRGGTKFLDGDILMARITPSLENGKTSIYRGGEDSSKAAFGSTEFIVIRGAKGKSLTDFLYYLLTSTEIRDVAIASMTGSSGRQRVQNDVLRNYRVKLPTLKEQQAIAATLGALDDKIESNQRVIGMIDALVLAKFSEFSSRAHGKVGRLDSFFDVTIGRTPPRKETEWFTKPGPESLRWASIKDMGAATTFLMETSESLTSKAILSHRVPVADPGDVLVSFKLTVGRVAMCGESLCTNEAIATVHIEDPSLREYAYAFLKSFNYGSLGSTSSIATATNSKMIKAIEFFCPEEACLNEFHNQMRPLFAVSKQREYETRSLRKLRDALLPELMSGRIRVPEARQAVEDATDVELSEVSGV
- a CDS encoding virulence RhuM family protein; translation: MSRKLVKHSSAQFLVFTSGEANSVEVRYEEGTIWLTQALMAELFDVDVRTVSEHLSNIYESGELSEGATIRKFRIVRQEGSRQVTRSIQHYNLDAIISVGYRVNSIRATQFRQWATGILRDFTLRGYVIDRERMEAGKILGEDYFEKLLQEVREIRLSERRFYQKITDIYSTAVDYDPQAPTTRTFFATVQNKLHYAVHGHTAAELIVERADASKPHMGLTSWKNSPDGKVLAGDVTVGKNYLTKSELDDLGRVVEAYLNLAESRAERHIPTTMEEWAQFLDKVLTLDSRELLDNAGKISKKIADARALEEFSKFRVAQDLAYESDFDRFAVQAEQVSEEHDQV